One window of Curtobacterium sp. 458 genomic DNA carries:
- a CDS encoding helix-turn-helix transcriptional regulator — translation MTPGRSDRHRGAVQDVVHTLTDPGEASALLRDVHNGRHLHFADHTAFRLRYRAMSDGRVSLRTSSSSSRFSGVLQPERQYVLAWAVDGGTVIDADGPAPVTMHASVPVAFPTGREFTIDAVAGTHHFVHFGADFLEAVATMDTGAAPRPLNLPVVVEPERLGPLQEIVRAVAPALFDRSTVGEGRDALDLMLAEAVLAAFEPMPDGHVAGPHASTVQRAKTFMHARFDRPLTVPEIAEAAEVSVRTLQEAFQRYEGVTPMAFLREIRLEKARLGLQLADPDVSSVAAVAISCGFKHMGRFSGAYHEEFGEYPGETLRLRGRTAVR, via the coding sequence GTGACGCCGGGACGGTCCGACCGGCACCGCGGTGCCGTGCAGGACGTCGTCCACACGCTGACGGACCCCGGCGAGGCGAGTGCCCTGCTCCGCGACGTCCACAACGGTCGCCACCTGCACTTCGCCGACCACACCGCGTTCCGACTCCGCTACCGCGCGATGAGCGACGGCCGGGTGAGCCTGCGGACGTCCTCGTCGTCGTCGCGCTTCTCCGGTGTCCTGCAACCCGAGCGCCAGTACGTGCTCGCGTGGGCGGTCGACGGCGGGACCGTGATCGATGCGGACGGGCCGGCACCCGTCACGATGCACGCCTCGGTCCCCGTCGCCTTCCCGACCGGTCGCGAGTTCACCATCGACGCCGTCGCGGGGACGCACCACTTCGTGCACTTCGGGGCGGACTTCCTCGAGGCCGTCGCCACGATGGACACCGGCGCCGCACCGCGCCCGCTGAACCTCCCCGTCGTGGTCGAGCCCGAACGGCTCGGTCCGCTCCAGGAGATCGTCCGGGCCGTGGCTCCGGCGCTCTTCGACCGCTCGACCGTGGGCGAGGGGCGGGATGCCCTCGACCTCATGCTCGCCGAGGCCGTGCTCGCCGCCTTCGAACCGATGCCCGACGGCCACGTCGCCGGGCCGCACGCGAGCACCGTCCAGCGGGCGAAGACCTTCATGCACGCCCGCTTCGACCGCCCCCTCACCGTCCCGGAGATCGCCGAGGCCGCCGAGGTCAGCGTCCGCACGCTCCAGGAGGCCTTCCAGCGGTACGAGGGGGTCACCCCGATGGCGTTCCTCCGTGAGATCCGCCTCGAGAAGGCCCGGCTCGGCCTGCAGCTCGCCGACCCCGACGTCTCCTCGGTCGCCGCGGTCGCGATCTCCTGCGGCTTCAAGCACATGGGCCGGTTCTCCGGGGCGTACCACGAGGAGTTCGGGGAGTACCCCGGCGAGACACTCCGTCTGCGTGGTCGGACCGCCGTGCGCTGA